One Micromonospora sp. FIMYZ51 genomic window carries:
- a CDS encoding NAD-dependent succinate-semialdehyde dehydrogenase, with the protein MSDPMNVLAPEHRRLRIGDAWRDAASGATFAVEDPATGKTIAEVADADVVDGLAALDVASTAAAEWAATPPRKRSELLTATYRALTARSEEVARLITLEMGKPLPEARAEVAYGAEFFRWFAEEAVRVEGRYSTAPAGGYRILTVPKPVGPCVLVTPWNFPLAMGARKIAPALAAGCPTITKPAAQTPLTMLFLARIMEEVGVPPGVVNVVTTKRAGKVVSALLADGRTRKLSFTGSTEVGRVLLRQAADNVLRTSMELGGNAALIVCADADLDVAVDGAMVAKMRNIGQSCVAANRIYVEEPVREEFTARFAERMGALSVGPGLDDGVDVGALIDEVSVTKLDELVADAVDRGARVLVGGARPDGPGHFYPPTVLVDVPDDARMLAAEIFGPVAPIISFTSDDEVLAKANDTEYGLVGYVFTRDLQRALRFTEGLDAGMVGINRGLISDPSAPFGGVKQSGIGREGSHEGILEYLDLTYAAIDLS; encoded by the coding sequence ATGAGTGACCCGATGAACGTCCTGGCCCCCGAGCACCGGCGACTCCGGATCGGCGACGCCTGGCGCGACGCCGCAAGCGGAGCCACCTTTGCCGTCGAGGACCCGGCCACCGGCAAGACCATCGCCGAGGTGGCGGACGCCGACGTCGTTGACGGGCTCGCCGCTCTGGACGTGGCGAGCACGGCAGCGGCGGAGTGGGCGGCGACCCCGCCGCGGAAACGGTCAGAGTTGCTGACCGCGACGTACCGGGCACTTACCGCCCGATCCGAGGAGGTCGCCCGGCTGATCACACTCGAGATGGGCAAGCCGCTCCCCGAGGCGCGGGCAGAGGTGGCCTACGGCGCCGAGTTCTTCCGTTGGTTCGCCGAGGAGGCGGTACGCGTCGAGGGGCGCTACAGCACCGCTCCCGCAGGTGGGTATCGCATCCTCACCGTGCCGAAGCCGGTCGGCCCGTGCGTCCTCGTGACGCCCTGGAACTTTCCGTTGGCCATGGGTGCCCGCAAGATCGCTCCTGCGCTGGCTGCGGGCTGCCCGACGATCACCAAGCCAGCCGCTCAGACGCCACTCACCATGCTGTTCCTGGCCCGCATCATGGAGGAGGTGGGCGTACCGCCGGGGGTCGTCAACGTGGTGACCACCAAACGGGCGGGCAAGGTGGTCTCGGCACTGCTGGCCGACGGTCGAACCCGCAAGCTTTCGTTCACCGGGTCGACCGAGGTCGGCCGCGTGCTGCTCCGACAGGCTGCGGACAACGTGCTGCGCACCTCCATGGAACTGGGCGGCAACGCTGCCTTGATCGTGTGTGCCGACGCTGACCTGGACGTCGCGGTCGACGGTGCCATGGTGGCCAAGATGCGCAACATCGGGCAGTCCTGCGTCGCGGCAAACCGGATCTACGTCGAGGAACCGGTACGCGAGGAGTTCACCGCCCGCTTCGCCGAGCGGATGGGCGCGCTTTCGGTGGGCCCTGGTCTCGACGACGGCGTGGACGTCGGGGCGTTGATCGACGAGGTCTCGGTCACCAAGCTCGACGAGCTGGTTGCCGACGCGGTCGATCGCGGCGCCCGGGTCCTGGTCGGCGGCGCGCGTCCGGATGGGCCGGGCCACTTCTACCCGCCTACCGTCCTCGTCGACGTGCCCGACGATGCGCGGATGCTGGCGGCTGAAATCTTCGGCCCGGTGGCGCCGATCATCTCGTTCACCTCCGACGACGAGGTGCTGGCGAAGGCAAACGACACCGAGTACGGCCTGGTCGGCTACGTCTTCACCCGTGATTTGCAGCGGGCGCTGCGGTTCACCGAGGGGCTGGATGCGGGAATGGTCGGCATCAACCGTGGGCTGATATCGGACCCGTCAGCTCCGTTCGGAGGCGTGAAGCAGTCCGGGATCGGCAGGGAGGGGTCGCACGAGGGCATCCTTGAGTACCTCGACCTCACCTACGCAGCGATCGACCTATCGTGA
- a CDS encoding ABC transporter ATP-binding protein, with protein MGTVAVHGLCKSFGKVQALDGVTLDVPDGSFFVVLGPSGAGKTTTLRAIAGLEKLDAGSVHLDGRDATGDAPAARDLAMVFQNYALYPRHTAYENIASPLRARRCSPSEIAAAVAQMSSLLHIERLLQRRPAQLSGGEMQRVALARALVRRPRAFLMDEPLTNLDLKLRVEMRTELTRIHRSLGATFIYVTNDQVEALSMADQVAVLKEGTVQQVGTPTEVYERPANKWVAGFVGSPPISLLACHAEGDRLVGAEGWTLPRPRWTTAEDGRALLLGLRAEDLSVEQRGDASLSGELYGIEPLGDRTVVDVRVGTTILKVKARPTVTGTPGQRLRVTVDLDRAHLFDAGTGLSLSEAGR; from the coding sequence ATGGGAACCGTGGCAGTGCACGGGCTGTGCAAGTCCTTCGGCAAGGTCCAGGCCCTGGACGGGGTGACGCTTGACGTACCGGACGGCTCGTTCTTCGTCGTGCTCGGACCCTCCGGGGCAGGCAAGACGACGACCCTGCGAGCGATCGCCGGCCTGGAGAAGCTCGACGCCGGGTCGGTGCATCTGGACGGCAGGGACGCGACCGGTGACGCTCCGGCCGCACGCGACCTGGCCATGGTCTTCCAGAACTACGCTCTCTACCCGCGACACACGGCGTACGAGAACATCGCTTCGCCGCTGCGGGCACGCCGCTGTTCTCCGAGCGAGATCGCCGCTGCCGTCGCACAGATGTCGAGCCTGCTGCACATCGAACGGCTGCTGCAACGTCGTCCCGCGCAGTTGTCGGGCGGTGAGATGCAGCGTGTCGCCCTGGCCCGGGCGCTGGTCCGTCGCCCACGCGCGTTCCTGATGGACGAGCCGCTGACGAACCTCGACCTCAAACTCCGCGTCGAGATGCGCACCGAGCTCACCCGCATCCACCGCAGCCTCGGCGCGACCTTCATCTACGTGACAAACGACCAGGTCGAGGCCCTGTCCATGGCCGACCAGGTCGCGGTCCTCAAGGAGGGGACTGTGCAACAGGTCGGAACGCCGACCGAGGTGTACGAGCGTCCCGCCAACAAGTGGGTCGCAGGATTCGTCGGGAGCCCTCCGATCAGCCTGCTCGCCTGCCACGCCGAGGGAGATCGTCTGGTCGGTGCCGAAGGCTGGACGCTGCCACGGCCTCGCTGGACCACGGCTGAGGACGGTCGTGCGCTGCTGCTGGGCCTACGGGCGGAGGACCTCTCCGTCGAGCAACGGGGGGACGCGTCGTTGTCGGGCGAGCTCTACGGGATCGAACCGCTCGGTGACCGAACTGTGGTCGACGTCCGGGTGGGGACGACGATCCTCAAGGTCAAGGCACGACCCACCGTCACCGGTACGCCGGGCCAGCGGCTGCGTGTGACGGTCGACCTGGACCGTGCGCACCTGTTCGATGCGGGCACCGGGCTGTCGCTGTCTGAGGCTGGGCGGTAG
- a CDS encoding carbohydrate ABC transporter permease — protein MAVSVDEAVSAGPAGDRRPTVRRRGGRGRAMLEIALLTVLAVVMLFPVLWMIETSIKENRDVYAIPAEFIGFTVTMEHFKDVFVGPDGGRSALSVAFLNSALVAGLSTVLATLLGVPAAWAYSRFAVKAKKDQLFFILSTRFMPPVVVVIPIFLMYRQIGLIDSKLGLILIYTAYNLPFTIWMMKGFVDEVPAEYEDAAMLDGYTRLQAFRRFTLPLLVPGIAATAVFALIFSWNEFVFAIFLTSSDSVRTAPPAIAGLIGGTTTDWGLVGAASVVFALPVLVFAYLVRKHLVAGVTLGAVRR, from the coding sequence ATGGCCGTCTCCGTCGACGAGGCCGTGTCCGCAGGTCCGGCCGGGGATCGCAGGCCCACCGTGCGCCGCCGGGGCGGCCGGGGCCGCGCCATGCTGGAGATCGCGCTGCTGACCGTGCTGGCCGTCGTGATGCTCTTCCCGGTGCTGTGGATGATCGAGACATCCATCAAGGAAAACCGGGACGTCTACGCGATCCCCGCCGAGTTCATCGGCTTCACGGTCACCATGGAGCACTTCAAGGACGTGTTCGTCGGTCCCGACGGTGGTCGCTCGGCCTTGTCCGTCGCGTTCCTCAACTCCGCTCTGGTCGCCGGGCTCTCCACCGTGCTGGCCACCCTGCTGGGGGTCCCGGCGGCCTGGGCCTACTCACGCTTCGCGGTGAAGGCCAAGAAGGACCAACTGTTCTTCATCCTGTCCACCCGTTTCATGCCGCCCGTGGTGGTCGTGATTCCGATCTTCCTCATGTACCGCCAGATCGGACTCATCGACAGCAAACTCGGCCTGATCCTCATCTACACCGCGTACAACCTCCCGTTCACGATCTGGATGATGAAGGGTTTCGTCGACGAGGTGCCTGCGGAGTACGAGGATGCCGCCATGCTCGACGGCTACACCCGTTTGCAGGCGTTCCGACGATTCACCCTTCCCCTGCTCGTGCCCGGCATCGCCGCGACGGCGGTCTTCGCACTCATCTTCTCGTGGAACGAGTTCGTGTTCGCCATCTTCCTCACCTCCAGCGACAGCGTGCGGACGGCCCCACCCGCCATCGCCGGGCTCATCGGGGGCACCACGACGGACTGGGGCCTGGTGGGCGCCGCCTCCGTGGTGTTCGCCCTACCGGTGCTCGTCTTCGCCTACCTGGTGCGCAAGCACCTCGTCGCCGGTGTGACGCTCGGGGCGGTGCGACGCTGA
- a CDS encoding ABC transporter substrate-binding protein, which translates to MVYPSVTASRVSRRGLLGGAAAISTALLTGCGPGDDPAAISAGQPRRGGRLRAAFAGGGVNETLDPHQANLFNEASRAKAMFDKLADYGPDVSIQPRLAERWEPSSDLTRWRITLRPATFHDGKPVRATDVLYSYTRITDPKRAFRAKASLELLDLPNSHAVDDRTLELALKRPFAEFPNALAAFGAYIVPEGADSFERPVGSGPFTFHSWQPGRSLLLKRYDGYWEGAAHLDELEYLISNEESARVNALLAGQVDYAHDITPTTARTHADSGRMAVTRMPNSTMQSFAMKVDRPPFDNRDLREAMFLLTDRQQLVDTVLAGSGQVGNDLFGKGYQYYADDIAQRTRDLDRARFLIDKAGAKGLRITLDTAAVASGFVEAASVFAEQAKQAGLVIETAMGNKDTYWKDILNSGVLASYRSGAMPIETHIAQRLLTNSTTNATRWARPEFDARYAKAISSADEATRRQAYGDMQRTLHAEGGFLIWGFADFLVATAPGVGGVSANAPANTLDWARFDKVWLG; encoded by the coding sequence ATGGTCTACCCGTCCGTCACCGCGTCGAGAGTGTCTCGCCGCGGCCTGCTCGGCGGCGCCGCCGCGATCTCCACCGCCCTGCTGACCGGCTGCGGCCCGGGCGACGACCCGGCCGCCATCTCGGCGGGACAGCCCCGGCGCGGCGGCCGGCTGCGGGCGGCGTTCGCCGGCGGCGGTGTCAACGAGACGCTGGACCCGCACCAGGCGAACCTGTTCAACGAGGCGTCGCGCGCCAAGGCGATGTTCGACAAGCTCGCCGACTACGGCCCGGACGTCTCCATCCAACCCCGCCTCGCCGAACGCTGGGAGCCCAGCAGCGACCTGACCCGCTGGCGCATCACCCTGCGCCCGGCCACATTCCACGACGGCAAGCCCGTCCGCGCCACCGACGTGCTCTACAGCTACACCCGGATCACCGACCCGAAGCGGGCGTTCCGCGCCAAGGCCAGCCTCGAACTACTCGACCTGCCCAACAGCCACGCCGTCGACGACCGCACCCTGGAACTGGCCCTCAAACGGCCCTTCGCCGAATTTCCCAACGCCCTGGCCGCGTTCGGCGCGTACATCGTCCCCGAAGGCGCCGACAGCTTCGAACGGCCCGTCGGATCCGGGCCGTTCACCTTCCACTCCTGGCAGCCCGGTCGGTCGCTGCTACTCAAGCGGTACGACGGTTACTGGGAGGGCGCCGCGCACCTCGACGAGCTGGAGTATCTGATCAGCAACGAGGAATCGGCCCGGGTCAACGCCCTGCTCGCCGGACAGGTGGACTACGCGCACGACATCACGCCCACCACCGCGCGTACCCACGCCGACAGCGGCCGAATGGCCGTCACCCGGATGCCGAACAGCACCATGCAGTCGTTCGCCATGAAGGTCGACCGGCCACCGTTCGACAACCGCGACCTGCGCGAAGCCATGTTCCTGCTCACCGACCGCCAACAGTTGGTCGACACCGTCCTCGCCGGTTCCGGTCAGGTCGGCAACGACCTGTTCGGCAAGGGCTACCAGTACTACGCCGACGACATCGCCCAGCGCACCCGCGACCTCGACCGCGCCCGGTTCCTCATCGACAAGGCCGGCGCCAAGGGCCTGCGCATCACGCTCGACACGGCGGCTGTCGCCAGCGGTTTCGTCGAGGCCGCCAGCGTCTTCGCCGAACAGGCCAAGCAGGCCGGCCTCGTCATCGAGACCGCGATGGGCAACAAGGACACCTACTGGAAGGACATCCTCAACTCCGGCGTGCTGGCCTCGTACCGCTCCGGGGCCATGCCCATCGAAACGCACATCGCACAGCGGCTGCTGACCAACTCCACCACCAACGCCACCCGGTGGGCCCGCCCCGAGTTCGACGCCCGCTACGCCAAGGCCATCTCCAGCGCCGACGAAGCAACCCGCCGACAGGCGTACGGCGACATGCAGCGCACCCTGCACGCTGAGGGTGGATTCCTGATCTGGGGCTTCGCGGACTTCCTCGTCGCCACCGCGCCCGGCGTCGGCGGGGTGTCCGCCAACGCCCCCGCCAACACCCTCGACTGGGCCCGCTTCGACAAGGTCTGGCTGGGGTGA
- a CDS encoding iron-containing alcohol dehydrogenase, with amino-acid sequence MLETVRGPRQLIVGEGVAQNIPRVVAESGSRVLIVTDQLLLRQPGVAEIVAAVREKVEVVAVFSDATADVPLTDVTLAVSVAAEVDADVILAIGGGTVIDLAKIVGVIRRHGGTPRDFYGESKVPGPTLPLVAVPTTSGTGSELTPVSVLTDPDRELKVGVSSVHIVPDFAIVDPELTYTCPATVTAHSGIDAFCHAVESYTARPRAHGPRDPVEQVFLGRNPITDHYALRAAERIARSLRRAVMDGGDTAARADMSYGSVLAGLAFSHAGNAAPHALQYPIGAATHTPHGLGVGLLLPYALDAARDAIGDRLATLAGVCGLDVTDASDAEATDTFLTWLDGLLADIGIPATLADIGVARADLPRFAELASGVTRLIQNHPGPTDTASLTAILEAAWSGERSRRS; translated from the coding sequence ATGCTTGAGACCGTCCGCGGACCACGCCAGCTGATAGTGGGCGAAGGGGTCGCGCAGAACATCCCACGAGTGGTGGCCGAGAGCGGCTCGCGAGTGCTCATCGTGACCGACCAACTGCTGCTGAGGCAGCCGGGCGTGGCCGAGATCGTGGCCGCCGTACGCGAGAAGGTCGAGGTCGTCGCGGTGTTCTCCGACGCGACTGCCGACGTGCCACTCACCGATGTCACCCTGGCCGTCTCGGTCGCCGCCGAGGTGGACGCCGACGTGATCCTCGCCATCGGGGGTGGCACGGTGATCGACCTCGCCAAAATCGTCGGCGTCATCCGGCGCCACGGCGGGACTCCGCGCGACTTCTACGGCGAGTCGAAGGTGCCAGGGCCGACGCTTCCTCTCGTCGCGGTCCCGACGACCTCTGGCACCGGCTCCGAACTCACCCCCGTCTCGGTGTTGACCGACCCGGACCGAGAGCTGAAGGTGGGGGTTTCCAGCGTCCACATCGTGCCCGACTTCGCCATCGTCGATCCCGAACTCACCTACACCTGCCCGGCGACCGTCACCGCCCACTCCGGCATCGACGCGTTCTGTCACGCGGTGGAGAGCTACACCGCGCGACCCCGGGCCCACGGACCGCGCGACCCGGTGGAGCAGGTGTTCCTCGGCCGCAACCCGATCACCGACCACTACGCGCTGCGGGCCGCCGAGCGGATCGCCCGCAGCTTGCGTCGTGCGGTCATGGACGGCGGCGACACGGCGGCACGCGCGGACATGTCCTACGGGTCCGTGCTGGCCGGGCTCGCCTTCTCCCACGCGGGCAACGCGGCCCCGCACGCTCTCCAGTACCCCATCGGCGCAGCCACCCACACGCCGCACGGCCTGGGCGTCGGGCTGCTACTGCCCTACGCGCTGGACGCGGCCAGGGATGCCATCGGCGACCGGTTGGCCACCCTCGCCGGGGTGTGCGGGCTCGACGTGACCGACGCCTCGGATGCCGAGGCCACAGATACCTTCCTCACCTGGCTCGACGGGCTCCTTGCCGACATCGGCATCCCTGCCACCTTGGCAGACATCGGGGTGGCACGCGCCGACCTTCCGCGCTTCGCGGAGTTGGCCAGTGGCGTCACGCGCTTGATCCAGAACCATCCAGGCCCGACCGACACCGCCAGCCTGACCGCGATCCTCGAAGCGGCCTGGAGCGGGGAGCGGTCGCGACGGTCCTGA
- a CDS encoding ATP-binding cassette domain-containing protein, translating into MAGIDVSALHKRYPDGTVAVEHVDLSIKDGELFVMLGPSGCGKTTTLRAIAGLERQTTGDIRIGDTLVNDLPPAERDIAMVFQFYALYPHLRTRDNLAFPLRAEGLPKAEVRERVDQAARLMRLGPLLDRRPRQLSGGEQQRVALARALVRRPRAFLMDEPLTNLDAELRADMRTEIKHLQGELGTTMVYVTHDQVEAMSLGHRIAILNKGRVEQIGTPLEVYDRPASLFCAAFIGSPPMNLIEVEVADGKLRSRGGLVLTPPPGLPRDRCLVAGVRPEALEVTAPGTQGSVPARVVSAEWLGDEIIYVVDHGGQCDVRVRMPPTVRFAADAPVGLRHTGGTPAVYDVRTEELVA; encoded by the coding sequence ATGGCGGGCATCGACGTGAGCGCGCTGCACAAGCGCTACCCGGACGGGACGGTCGCTGTCGAGCACGTGGACCTGTCCATCAAAGACGGCGAGCTGTTCGTGATGCTCGGCCCTTCGGGTTGTGGCAAGACGACCACGCTACGAGCCATCGCCGGTCTGGAGCGGCAGACGACAGGCGACATCCGCATCGGCGACACGCTGGTGAACGACCTACCGCCGGCCGAGCGCGACATCGCCATGGTGTTCCAGTTCTACGCTCTCTACCCGCATCTGCGGACCCGCGACAACCTGGCGTTCCCACTGCGGGCCGAGGGACTGCCCAAGGCAGAGGTACGCGAGCGGGTCGACCAGGCCGCCCGGCTGATGCGGCTCGGTCCGCTGCTGGACCGGCGACCGCGCCAACTGTCCGGCGGAGAGCAGCAGCGCGTCGCGCTTGCTCGCGCCCTGGTGCGACGACCGCGCGCATTCCTCATGGACGAGCCGCTCACCAATCTGGACGCGGAGCTGAGGGCGGACATGCGCACGGAGATCAAGCACCTCCAGGGAGAGCTGGGGACGACGATGGTCTACGTCACCCACGACCAGGTCGAGGCGATGTCGCTCGGTCACCGAATCGCCATCCTCAACAAGGGCCGCGTCGAGCAGATCGGCACGCCGCTGGAGGTCTACGACCGTCCGGCGAGTCTCTTCTGCGCCGCATTCATCGGCTCCCCGCCGATGAACCTGATCGAGGTGGAGGTGGCCGACGGGAAGCTGCGCAGTCGGGGCGGCCTGGTCCTCACGCCACCGCCCGGCCTGCCGCGCGACCGTTGCCTGGTCGCAGGTGTCCGGCCGGAGGCGCTGGAAGTCACCGCGCCAGGGACGCAGGGTTCGGTCCCGGCCCGGGTGGTCTCGGCGGAGTGGCTGGGCGACGAGATCATCTACGTGGTGGACCACGGCGGCCAGTGCGACGTCCGAGTTCGGATGCCACCGACGGTCCGTTTCGCCGCTGACGCACCGGTCGGGCTACGACACACCGGCGGGACCCCGGCGGTCTACGACGTGCGCACGGAAGAGCTGGTGGCCTGA
- a CDS encoding ABC transporter permease: protein MSLPRYAAGRLLLGLGQVAGITTIVFVLTEALPGDAAVVIAGDHPDPARIAAIRAQLNLDRPAWQRYLDWLTDLIRGDLGVSLISQRPIVDRLADSAGTTLLLAAVTLLVLIPLAIALGMLAARREGGRLDRAVSAVSVALYAVPEFALAILLIAVFGVRLGWLPPTAFGVDLLTRPSVLVLPMLVLLARPICTISRLTRAGMLDALHGEYVRHARRLGIAGSRLWLRHALPGALAPVVQQLARTTDWLLGGVIVVEAVFVIPGLGTALVDAVSTRDIPTVQALCVLVAVTTVAVNLAADLVAFRLAPRIEAVR, encoded by the coding sequence GTGAGTCTGCCCCGCTATGCCGCCGGGCGGTTGTTGCTCGGCCTCGGGCAGGTCGCCGGGATCACCACCATCGTGTTCGTGCTCACCGAGGCGCTGCCCGGTGACGCCGCGGTGGTGATCGCCGGCGACCACCCCGATCCGGCCCGCATCGCCGCGATCCGAGCGCAACTGAACCTCGACCGACCGGCCTGGCAGCGCTACCTCGACTGGCTGACCGACCTGATACGCGGCGACCTCGGCGTCTCGCTGATCTCGCAGCGGCCGATCGTCGACCGGCTCGCCGACAGCGCGGGCACCACCCTCCTGTTGGCGGCGGTGACTCTCCTCGTTCTGATACCGCTCGCCATCGCACTGGGCATGCTGGCGGCCCGCCGAGAAGGGGGGCGACTAGATCGGGCGGTGTCCGCGGTGTCGGTCGCGCTCTACGCGGTGCCCGAGTTCGCCCTGGCGATTCTGCTCATCGCCGTCTTCGGCGTCCGACTCGGCTGGCTACCTCCCACCGCGTTCGGCGTCGACCTGCTCACCAGGCCGTCCGTGCTCGTGCTGCCGATGCTCGTGCTACTCGCCCGGCCGATCTGCACCATCAGCCGACTCACCCGCGCTGGCATGCTCGACGCCCTGCACGGCGAGTACGTGCGCCACGCCCGACGGCTCGGCATCGCCGGCAGCCGGCTCTGGCTTCGCCATGCCCTGCCCGGCGCTCTGGCGCCGGTCGTGCAGCAACTCGCCCGAACCACCGACTGGCTGCTCGGCGGCGTCATCGTCGTCGAGGCGGTGTTCGTCATCCCCGGGCTCGGCACCGCCCTCGTCGATGCCGTGTCCACCCGCGACATCCCCACCGTCCAGGCTTTGTGCGTCCTCGTCGCCGTCACCACAGTGGCGGTGAACCTGGCCGCCGACCTGGTCGCGTTCCGCCTCGCACCACGGATCGAGGCCGTGCGATGA
- a CDS encoding ATP-binding cassette domain-containing protein has translation MRRLRILTGAVLLAVPLALAVFGPLLAGEPGDRTFPFSGDGVLGTDFVGRDVGQQVLLGGRSVVVVAVCATLLAYLVGVPVGLVAAATRRRWVDELLMRPLDLTLAVPSLLLLILLAATAPPGQLTLVGIVALIGLPEIARITRAAALPLAHGPAMEAMRLYRETWWRRGPGYVGTGIRRILLADAGVRFIGAMYLVATASFLGIGVAPDAADWAVMVDRNRAGLFLQPWAVAVPAALIISLAVGLNLATDRMLITYSNPSPSPPPEPATTGDRPQATEPLLQVQDLAATTADRVLVDGVSFSLPAGRILAVIGASGSGKTTTARALLGEVTPGVSLTGAITLAGRPVTSATPPKPGTVGYVPQQPVAALNPVRRIGAMLHEIARHQAPGDSRSTHKRTVAAVLERVSLPADRRFLRRFPHQLSGGQQQRLVIAHALLAQAVLLIADEPTTGQDALTRNDVARELTKLAREGIAVILLSHDLHLVRAVADQILVLHRGAAIEYGPAAEVLAMPRHRDTRELLAAPPTRPMAAVREDRPLLEVTGLSATHRDGGRQRDVLRDVSLAVPAGQCLAVVGRSGSGKTTLARCIAGLHPARTGHVTLGGHHLAAHLDRRQRHELGAIQYVFQDARASFDPYRPVLDQTASPAHRLRNATSEQARRTALRLLERVGLAEHTVTQRPDRLSGGELHRAALARALASEPRVLICDETTAGLDSVTKHGILTLLDELRRSLQLAVVVISHDRDVVAHLADHIVVLDHGAAVDRGPADALLTHAHHPLTRALLHTDPATAVAPSDR, from the coding sequence ATGAGGCGGCTGCGTATCCTGACCGGGGCGGTGCTGCTCGCGGTGCCGCTCGCGCTGGCCGTGTTCGGCCCGCTGCTGGCAGGCGAGCCGGGCGACCGCACGTTCCCCTTCTCCGGCGACGGTGTGCTGGGCACCGACTTCGTCGGCCGCGACGTCGGACAACAGGTCCTCCTCGGCGGCCGGTCCGTCGTCGTGGTCGCCGTATGCGCGACGCTGCTGGCGTACCTCGTCGGTGTGCCGGTCGGCCTGGTGGCCGCCGCCACCCGCCGCCGATGGGTCGATGAACTGCTCATGCGCCCGCTCGACCTGACTCTGGCCGTGCCGTCGCTGTTGCTGCTGATCCTGCTGGCCGCCACCGCGCCGCCCGGGCAGCTCACCCTCGTCGGGATCGTCGCGCTGATCGGACTGCCGGAGATCGCCCGGATCACCCGCGCCGCCGCGCTGCCGCTGGCCCACGGGCCAGCCATGGAGGCGATGCGCCTGTACCGCGAGACCTGGTGGCGGCGCGGCCCCGGCTACGTCGGCACCGGCATCCGCCGGATCCTGCTCGCCGATGCCGGAGTCCGGTTCATCGGCGCCATGTATCTGGTGGCCACCGCGAGCTTCCTGGGCATCGGCGTCGCACCCGATGCTGCGGACTGGGCCGTCATGGTGGACCGCAATCGCGCTGGCCTGTTCCTACAGCCCTGGGCCGTCGCCGTGCCGGCCGCGCTCATCATCTCCCTGGCCGTCGGTCTCAACCTGGCCACCGACCGGATGCTGATCACCTATAGCAACCCCAGCCCATCACCACCGCCCGAGCCAGCCACGACCGGAGATCGCCCGCAAGCGACCGAGCCTCTCCTCCAGGTGCAGGACCTCGCCGCCACGACCGCCGACCGGGTGTTGGTCGACGGCGTCTCCTTCAGCCTGCCCGCCGGCAGAATCCTCGCCGTCATCGGCGCCTCGGGCAGCGGCAAGACCACCACCGCCCGGGCGCTGCTCGGCGAGGTCACACCTGGCGTCAGCCTCACCGGCGCCATCACCCTGGCCGGCCGGCCCGTCACCAGCGCCACCCCGCCCAAGCCCGGCACCGTCGGTTACGTGCCCCAGCAACCCGTCGCTGCGCTCAACCCCGTACGCCGCATCGGTGCCATGCTCCACGAGATCGCCCGGCACCAGGCACCCGGCGACAGCCGCAGCACCCACAAGCGCACCGTGGCGGCCGTGCTCGAACGCGTCAGCCTGCCCGCCGACCGCCGGTTCCTGCGCCGCTTCCCCCACCAGCTCTCCGGCGGCCAGCAACAACGCCTCGTCATTGCCCACGCCCTGCTGGCCCAGGCCGTCCTGCTCATCGCCGACGAACCCACCACCGGACAGGACGCGCTCACCCGCAACGACGTCGCCCGAGAACTGACGAAACTCGCCCGCGAGGGCATCGCCGTCATCCTGCTCAGCCACGACCTGCACCTCGTACGAGCCGTCGCCGACCAGATCCTCGTGCTGCACCGGGGTGCCGCCATCGAATACGGCCCGGCGGCCGAGGTGCTAGCCATGCCACGACACCGGGACACTCGGGAGCTGCTCGCCGCGCCACCGACCCGGCCGATGGCGGCGGTCCGCGAGGACAGGCCGCTGCTAGAGGTCACCGGCCTGAGCGCGACCCACCGCGACGGCGGTCGGCAGCGCGACGTGCTCCGCGACGTCAGCCTGGCCGTCCCCGCCGGCCAGTGCCTGGCCGTGGTCGGACGATCCGGAAGCGGCAAGACAACCCTCGCCCGCTGCATCGCCGGCCTGCACCCCGCCCGCACCGGCCACGTGACCCTCGGTGGGCACCACCTCGCCGCTCACCTTGACCGGCGCCAGCGGCACGAACTCGGCGCCATCCAGTACGTGTTCCAAGACGCACGCGCCAGCTTCGACCCGTACCGGCCAGTCCTCGACCAGACCGCCAGCCCCGCGCACCGCCTGCGGAACGCCACATCGGAGCAGGCCCGCCGCACCGCCCTACGCCTGCTCGAACGGGTAGGCCTCGCCGAACACACCGTGACCCAGCGTCCCGACCGGCTCTCTGGCGGCGAACTGCACCGCGCAGCGCTCGCCCGCGCTCTCGCCAGCGAACCCCGCGTCCTCATCTGCGACGAGACGACCGCCGGGCTCGACAGCGTCACCAAGCACGGCATCCTTACGCTCCTCGACGAGCTGCGGCGCAGCCTCCAACTGGCCGTCGTCGTGATCAGCCACGACCGCGACGTGGTGGCTCACCTCGCCGACCACATCGTCGTTCTCGACCACGGAGCCGCCGTCGACCGCGGCCCCGCCGACGCCCTGCTCACCCACGCACACCACCCGCTGACCCGCGCGCTTCTCCACACCGACCCGGCAACCGCCGTAGCACCGTCAGACCGATGA